In a genomic window of Pseudomonas oryzihabitans:
- a CDS encoding chemotaxis protein — protein sequence MKLVFREYLASLRERNELDVVLPDLLSELGFNVISRPSTGPRQFGVDVAAVGPEIDGERKLYLFTIKQGDLTRAEWDAVPQGVRTSINDIIDVYIPKRISTQYESLRIVICLCFGGDVKEAVRDNLTGLMSRLANDRISFEEWNGDYMAGLLANGVLQHQHVSKTLQSHFQKSIAMLDEPDVSIRHFTALIEGLVKAENLEASQRLATLRQMYICLSVLFVWARTQENLEAPYRASELVILRAWELVKRDIEDASIGHKHIGLTFNELLDLHTNIWSELIEVKILPLTAKRDALASSVNSHSAVDINLKLFEVLGRIAVRGLWVLWPHLDTNALQVLDTSDVPEEASDLARHIVELINNNQALFSPIADEQVTNISCALTFLSMMKDWRSHAKEYCRELLNYYHFNFIRHYRYPTIYGSYQELIRHPQARTEECRAQHTKGSTLIPIMLLFSTLGGKTEASEHFARFARSEMKHCNHQLWMPGPDTEVALYHGDSSHGFALCDIPITADGAAARDILIRECSDGGHYTALSSVRLGHWPVFVMACRHSRLPLPPQLWFPLIKREEPVSSVVSDTWQPTLETLQAHSVYWSSRRTSANLSPSEHKKIHLV from the coding sequence ATGAAACTCGTATTCCGTGAATACCTCGCTTCGCTCCGCGAGCGTAATGAACTGGACGTCGTTTTACCCGATCTGTTGAGCGAACTTGGCTTTAATGTTATCTCGCGTCCATCGACGGGGCCACGTCAATTTGGAGTTGATGTGGCCGCTGTAGGCCCAGAGATAGATGGTGAGCGGAAGCTTTACCTGTTTACAATCAAGCAGGGAGACCTAACTCGGGCAGAGTGGGACGCAGTACCCCAAGGGGTAAGAACTTCAATCAACGACATCATAGACGTATACATCCCCAAGCGGATTTCTACCCAATACGAGTCATTGAGGATTGTAATCTGCCTGTGCTTCGGGGGTGATGTTAAAGAGGCTGTAAGAGATAATTTGACAGGCTTGATGAGCAGGCTTGCTAATGACCGAATTTCCTTTGAGGAGTGGAATGGCGATTACATGGCAGGCTTGCTTGCTAATGGAGTGCTCCAGCACCAGCACGTAAGCAAGACCCTGCAGTCTCACTTCCAGAAGTCTATCGCAATGCTTGATGAGCCTGATGTCTCAATTCGCCACTTTACCGCATTAATTGAAGGGTTAGTGAAGGCCGAAAACCTCGAAGCCTCCCAGCGGCTTGCCACGCTAAGACAAATGTATATTTGTCTCTCGGTGCTGTTCGTCTGGGCGCGCACGCAGGAAAACCTAGAAGCCCCATATCGAGCCAGCGAACTAGTTATTCTACGTGCATGGGAGCTGGTCAAGAGAGATATTGAGGATGCATCGATAGGACACAAGCATATTGGGTTGACCTTCAATGAACTGCTCGATCTGCACACCAATATCTGGTCAGAGCTGATAGAAGTTAAAATTCTGCCGCTGACGGCCAAACGAGATGCGTTAGCCAGCTCCGTAAATTCCCACAGTGCAGTGGACATCAACCTCAAGCTGTTTGAGGTTTTGGGACGTATCGCGGTCAGGGGGCTGTGGGTGCTCTGGCCTCACTTAGATACAAATGCGCTACAAGTGCTTGATACCTCAGATGTACCGGAGGAAGCATCTGATCTTGCCCGGCACATCGTCGAACTCATCAATAATAATCAAGCTCTGTTCTCGCCAATAGCCGATGAGCAAGTCACTAATATCAGTTGCGCTTTAACCTTCCTATCGATGATGAAAGACTGGCGCAGCCATGCGAAGGAATACTGCCGTGAGCTTCTAAACTACTACCACTTCAATTTTATTAGACACTATCGATACCCAACCATTTACGGCAGCTACCAGGAGCTTATAAGGCATCCCCAGGCCAGGACTGAAGAATGTCGGGCGCAGCATACAAAGGGTAGCACTCTCATTCCGATCATGCTGCTCTTTTCCACCCTGGGTGGCAAAACGGAGGCTAGCGAACATTTCGCTAGATTCGCACGAAGCGAAATGAAGCATTGCAATCACCAGCTTTGGATGCCCGGGCCTGATACGGAGGTTGCCCTGTATCACGGTGACTCCTCGCATGGCTTTGCCCTTTGTGACATACCTATCACAGCCGATGGTGCTGCAGCCAGAGATATCCTAATAAGGGAGTGTTCTGACGGGGGGCACTATACTGCTCTGTCTTCTGTACGCCTTGGCCATTGGCCGGTCTTTGTAATGGCCTGCCGTCATAGTCGGCTTCCATTGCCGCCACAGCTTTGGTTCCCACTAATTAAGAGGGAAGAGCCCGTTTCAAGTGTGGTTTCAGATACTTGGCAACCTACCTTAGAAACTCTCCAGGCTCACTCGGTTTATTGGTCCTCGCGCCGAACCAGTGCAAACCTGAGTCCAAGCGAACACAAAAAAATTCATCTCGTTTAG